One window from the genome of Amycolatopsis sp. NBC_01480 encodes:
- a CDS encoding glycoside hydrolase family 3 N-terminal domain-containing protein, which produces MSLVTPGKTMLALAAVAVLAGTAAAAPGPAGLTPQQLAGQRVIYSYPGLTPPDTLLQRIRAGEAAGVIFFGENVQSSQQIAGVVQQLRAAAAQSPVHRPLLLMTDQEGGKVRRLPGEPTLSEKQVGQAADPEAAARAAGTGAGENLKSVGMNVNLSPVLDVYRQAGNFIDQFGRSYSNDPGTVSKLGYDFITAQQAAGAAATAKHFPGLGAVPAGANTDVGPVTLNMPLSELRAKDEAPYPAAVSAWVNMVMLSWAVYPALDASRPAGLSPTVVERELRQHNNFHGVTITDALEAGALKDYGATGNRATLAAKAGMDLILASARDVQQGDDAVSALAAGLTDGSLPRADFTAAVDRISSLRGQLH; this is translated from the coding sequence ATGAGCCTTGTCACGCCCGGGAAGACCATGCTCGCGCTGGCCGCCGTCGCGGTACTGGCCGGCACCGCGGCCGCCGCCCCCGGCCCGGCCGGACTGACCCCGCAGCAGCTGGCCGGCCAGCGGGTGATCTATTCCTACCCCGGCCTCACCCCGCCGGACACGCTGCTGCAGCGCATCCGCGCCGGCGAGGCGGCGGGGGTCATCTTCTTCGGCGAGAACGTCCAGAGCAGCCAGCAAATCGCCGGTGTCGTGCAGCAGCTGCGCGCGGCCGCCGCGCAGAGCCCGGTGCACCGGCCGCTGCTGCTGATGACCGACCAGGAGGGCGGCAAGGTCCGGCGGCTGCCGGGCGAGCCGACGCTGTCGGAGAAGCAGGTGGGCCAGGCGGCCGATCCCGAGGCCGCGGCGCGCGCCGCCGGAACCGGCGCGGGGGAGAACCTCAAGAGCGTCGGGATGAACGTGAACCTCTCGCCGGTGCTGGACGTCTACCGGCAGGCGGGCAACTTCATCGACCAGTTCGGCCGCTCGTACAGCAACGACCCGGGCACGGTTTCGAAGCTGGGCTACGACTTCATCACCGCGCAGCAGGCCGCGGGCGCCGCTGCCACGGCGAAGCATTTCCCCGGTCTCGGCGCGGTTCCGGCCGGCGCGAACACCGACGTCGGCCCGGTGACGTTGAACATGCCGCTCTCGGAGCTGCGCGCGAAGGACGAAGCGCCGTACCCGGCCGCTGTCAGCGCGTGGGTGAACATGGTGATGCTGTCGTGGGCGGTGTACCCGGCGCTGGACGCCAGCCGTCCGGCCGGGCTGTCGCCGACCGTCGTCGAGCGGGAATTGCGGCAGCACAACAACTTCCACGGCGTCACGATCACCGACGCGCTGGAAGCCGGTGCACTGAAGGATTATGGCGCCACGGGCAACCGCGCGACGCTCGCGGCCAAGGCGGGGATGGACTTGATCCTGGCGTCCGCCCGTGACGTGCAGCAAGGGGACGACGCGGTCAGCGCGCTCGCCGCCGGGCTGACCGACGGGAGCCTCCCGCGGGCCGACTTCACCGCCGCCGTCGACCGGATTTCCTCGCTACGGGGCCAATTGCACTGA
- the wzm gene encoding galactan export ABC transporter permease subunit Wzm/RfbD has protein sequence MTATPTAAVDAPSKSFRRAFADLGAGLRARELWAMLAWQDIRQRYRRSSLGPLWITVGMAVTALALGVVNAALFGTSISTLLPSITTGLILWNFMNGCIVEGSEAFIANEGLIKQLPAPVSVYALRTVWRQALYLGHNLIVYVVVLIVFFGKLNHPYHLVDRPGALLHPGLSWAGLLAIPALALVLLNGAWVVLLLGVVSTRFRDIPPVIQSFITMLFYATPIMWSMDQVRAMNQGAKSGFGSIAVDLLQLNPVYHFVEIVRAPLVGQQQSWTHWLVAGVVTIAGWALALAVLRSYRSRVAYWV, from the coding sequence ATGACCGCCACCCCGACAGCCGCCGTCGATGCCCCGTCGAAGAGCTTCCGGCGGGCGTTCGCGGATCTGGGCGCCGGGCTGCGCGCGCGGGAGCTGTGGGCGATGCTGGCCTGGCAGGACATCCGGCAGCGCTACCGGCGTTCGTCGCTCGGTCCACTCTGGATCACCGTCGGCATGGCCGTGACCGCGCTGGCGCTCGGAGTGGTGAACGCGGCGCTGTTCGGCACGTCCATCTCCACGCTGCTGCCGAGCATCACCACCGGGCTGATCCTGTGGAACTTCATGAACGGCTGCATCGTCGAGGGCTCCGAGGCGTTCATCGCGAACGAGGGCCTGATCAAACAGCTGCCGGCCCCGGTTTCGGTGTACGCGCTGCGCACGGTGTGGCGGCAGGCGCTGTACCTGGGGCACAACCTGATCGTGTACGTAGTGGTGCTGATCGTCTTCTTCGGCAAGCTGAACCACCCGTACCACCTCGTGGACCGGCCCGGCGCGCTGCTGCACCCCGGCTTGAGCTGGGCGGGCCTGCTGGCGATCCCGGCGCTCGCGCTGGTCCTGCTCAACGGCGCGTGGGTGGTGCTGCTGCTCGGCGTGGTGTCCACCCGGTTCCGCGACATCCCGCCGGTGATCCAGAGCTTCATCACGATGCTCTTCTACGCCACGCCCATCATGTGGTCGATGGACCAGGTGCGGGCGATGAACCAGGGCGCCAAGAGCGGGTTCGGCTCGATCGCCGTCGACCTGCTGCAGCTGAACCCGGTGTACCACTTCGTGGAGATCGTCCGGGCGCCGCTGGTCGGCCAGCAGCAGAGCTGGACGCACTGGCTGGTGGCCGGGGTCGTGACGATCGCCGGCTGGGCGCTGGCGCTGGCCGTGCTGCGCAGCTACCGGTCGCGGGTGGCGTACTGGGTCTGA
- a CDS encoding class I adenylate-forming enzyme family protein, translating to MAPSFFLTRVVAALEQGGSAVLFHHEDGVTTYREAHQILLRLHTGLGDVDGDVVAIDARNRPETVLAQLAAQLRGFEVLLVAASSSRPARAAVLASTGATLLTDNDLDRLSGATPSTPDSLPSGVTTVFPSGGTTGTPKLIRHSGIYDGMAHIFAPDPAGPGRILVTAPLTHMTGNAAVLGALLCGNTVVLRNAFQAEQLLSDIAGHRVTSLSLTPPRLSAVLDSPALSTTDLSSVRSLSLGAAPLSPQRLADALAVFGPVVGQGYGLTEAPMIASISADELIERPERLGSVGRIVPGMEARIEAGQVLVRGLSMMDGYQGEPPIGDGWLPTGDLGSFDDEGYLYLSDRIGDVIVTGEHGTKVASTTVEHTLLAHRLVKAAAVFGVPGPGGEGELVHAVVVTSGPVTPGELRDHVRAELGGEHFVPSEVEFTTALPLTAVGKVDKRSLREPFWAGHDRGIA from the coding sequence GTGGCACCCAGTTTTTTCCTCACCCGCGTAGTGGCCGCGCTCGAGCAGGGCGGCTCCGCCGTGCTGTTCCACCACGAAGACGGTGTGACGACTTACCGCGAGGCGCACCAAATCCTGTTGCGGCTCCACACCGGACTCGGTGACGTCGACGGCGACGTGGTGGCGATCGACGCCCGCAACCGGCCGGAAACCGTGCTGGCCCAGCTCGCCGCGCAGCTGCGGGGCTTCGAGGTGCTGCTGGTGGCCGCGTCGTCGAGCCGGCCCGCGCGGGCCGCGGTCCTCGCGTCGACCGGCGCGACCCTGTTGACCGACAACGATCTCGACCGGCTATCCGGCGCCACACCGTCCACTCCTGACTCACTGCCGTCCGGCGTCACCACGGTCTTCCCCAGCGGCGGCACCACCGGGACGCCCAAGCTGATCCGGCACAGCGGCATCTACGACGGCATGGCGCACATCTTCGCGCCGGACCCGGCCGGGCCGGGCCGCATCCTGGTCACCGCGCCCCTGACGCACATGACCGGCAACGCGGCCGTGCTCGGCGCACTGCTCTGCGGCAACACTGTGGTGCTGCGTAACGCTTTCCAGGCCGAACAGCTGCTCTCCGACATCGCCGGGCACCGCGTCACGTCGCTGTCCCTGACTCCGCCCCGGCTCTCCGCGGTGCTGGACAGCCCGGCGCTGTCGACCACCGACCTCAGCAGCGTGCGGTCACTTTCGCTCGGCGCCGCGCCGCTCTCGCCACAACGGCTGGCTGACGCACTGGCCGTGTTCGGCCCTGTGGTCGGGCAGGGGTACGGGCTCACCGAGGCCCCGATGATCGCCAGCATCTCCGCCGACGAGCTGATCGAGCGGCCCGAACGGCTCGGCTCCGTCGGCCGGATCGTGCCGGGCATGGAGGCCCGGATCGAGGCCGGGCAAGTCCTTGTCCGCGGATTGTCCATGATGGACGGTTACCAGGGCGAGCCCCCGATCGGCGACGGCTGGCTGCCCACCGGCGACCTCGGCTCGTTCGACGACGAGGGTTACCTCTATCTGTCCGACCGCATCGGCGACGTGATCGTAACCGGCGAGCACGGCACGAAAGTCGCGTCGACCACGGTGGAACACACGCTGCTCGCCCATCGGCTGGTCAAAGCGGCGGCGGTTTTCGGCGTCCCCGGCCCCGGCGGCGAGGGCGAGCTGGTGCACGCGGTGGTGGTGACGAGCGGCCCGGTGACGCCGGGCGAACTGCGTGACCACGTCCGGGCCGAGCTGGGCGGCGAGCACTTCGTACCGTCCGAAGTGGAGTTCACCACGGCGCTGCCGCTGACCGCCGTCGGAAAAGTCGACAAACGGTCCCTGCGCGAGCCGTTCTGGGCCGGGCACGACCGCGGTATCGCCTGA
- a CDS encoding GNAT family N-acetyltransferase produces MSSCTPGLPRRGWFSTGLTSASLGSTIGEDHRYARSPGRWPAELDAARRCWRRANVARGKVPGAQRFARVGAKLADPGALVVVAIESAEVVGMAQAEPGRADDGALDPGLCHVSMVFVDPGHWGRGIGGQLLDAIAEAARGRGHQRLQLWTGAANERALRVYHRSGFRKTGRTHRLVTGEPIVHLTREIQCDRRH; encoded by the coding sequence GTGTCCTCATGCACCCCGGGGTTACCCCGGAGAGGGTGGTTCTCCACCGGGCTCACCTCCGCGTCGCTGGGATCCACCATAGGCGAAGATCATCGGTATGCCCGAAGTCCGGGCCGTTGGCCCGCCGAGCTCGACGCCGCTCGTCGGTGCTGGCGCCGCGCGAACGTCGCCCGGGGAAAGGTTCCCGGGGCGCAACGGTTCGCGCGGGTGGGCGCGAAGCTCGCGGATCCGGGCGCGTTGGTGGTCGTGGCCATCGAGAGCGCTGAAGTGGTCGGCATGGCGCAGGCCGAGCCGGGCCGCGCCGACGACGGGGCCCTCGATCCCGGTCTCTGCCACGTGTCGATGGTGTTCGTCGACCCCGGCCACTGGGGCCGCGGCATCGGCGGGCAGTTGCTCGACGCCATCGCCGAGGCGGCCCGAGGCCGCGGTCACCAGCGGCTCCAGCTCTGGACCGGCGCGGCAAACGAACGCGCGCTTCGCGTCTACCACCGCAGCGGCTTCCGGAAAACCGGCCGCACCCACCGCCTCGTCACGGGCGAGCCGATCGTCCACCTGACCCGCGAAATTCAGTGTGACCGGCGTCACTAA
- a CDS encoding reverse transcriptase family protein, whose protein sequence is MNGESVTSASLLEPWPVWRWAVSRWTSFDECAAALDLTPGELGWFADARSWNRRTNSVLRHYSFRWIPTASGGIRLIERPKPRLAELQRRVRRHVLDALPVHEAAHGFRAGRSVLTCAQPHAGQQLVVRMDLEAFFPTVSARRIRSLLELAGYPGAVSAALAGILTTATPADVLREAPAGRRDPARSRLLNSLAATHLPQGAPSSPSVANAVTHHLDRRLAGLARTLGARYTRYADDLAFSGDTGLPLYRLLPGVRLIVMSEGFRLREDKTSVAAAHQQQRVAGLVVNSAPAATRASYDELRAVLHNCARTGPAAQNRAGHPDFRAHLLGRIGWIAATSRARGEKLKALFDRIEWRAEPGTAGD, encoded by the coding sequence ATGAACGGAGAATCAGTCACCTCCGCGTCGCTTCTCGAACCGTGGCCGGTGTGGCGGTGGGCGGTGAGCCGGTGGACCTCGTTCGACGAGTGTGCTGCCGCGTTGGATTTGACGCCTGGGGAGCTGGGCTGGTTCGCCGACGCGCGGAGCTGGAACCGGCGGACGAATTCCGTTCTGCGGCACTACTCATTCCGCTGGATTCCCACGGCGTCCGGCGGAATCCGGCTGATCGAGCGGCCGAAACCGCGGCTGGCGGAGTTGCAGCGCCGCGTCCGGCGGCACGTGCTCGACGCGCTGCCGGTGCACGAGGCGGCGCACGGATTCCGCGCGGGACGCTCGGTTCTCACCTGCGCGCAGCCGCACGCCGGGCAGCAGCTCGTGGTGCGGATGGACCTCGAAGCCTTCTTCCCGACGGTGTCCGCGCGGCGGATCCGCTCCCTGCTTGAGCTGGCGGGCTACCCCGGCGCCGTGTCGGCCGCGCTGGCCGGGATCCTGACCACGGCCACCCCCGCCGACGTCCTGCGCGAAGCCCCCGCCGGACGACGGGACCCGGCCCGCAGCCGGCTGTTGAACAGTCTCGCGGCCACCCACCTCCCGCAGGGCGCGCCGTCTTCGCCGAGCGTCGCGAACGCCGTGACGCACCATCTCGACCGCAGGCTCGCCGGGCTGGCCCGCACGCTCGGCGCGCGCTACACCCGGTACGCCGACGACCTCGCCTTTTCCGGCGACACCGGGCTTCCGCTGTACCGGCTGCTGCCCGGCGTCCGCCTGATCGTCATGAGTGAGGGCTTCCGGTTGCGCGAGGACAAGACGTCCGTGGCCGCGGCGCACCAACAACAGCGGGTGGCGGGCCTCGTCGTCAACAGCGCGCCGGCCGCCACGCGCGCGAGTTACGACGAGTTGCGCGCGGTGCTGCACAACTGCGCCCGCACCGGCCCGGCCGCGCAGAACCGCGCCGGGCACCCGGACTTCCGCGCCCACCTGCTCGGCCGGATCGGCTGGATCGCGGCGACGAGCCGGGCGCGCGGGGAGAAGCTCAAGGCGCTGTTCGACCGGATCGAGTGGCGCGCGGAACCGGGAACGGCGGGAGACTGA
- a CDS encoding cupin domain-containing protein: MESDNTESVFDVFAELAQLPETAETMLVDKYFVDKPSASARIFRIYRELPLHYHTECDEHLYVVSGRGTFHLDGQEYEARPGMFLSFAKTKVHGFPRITEHPLVVLSVDVPRRRPDDIVFVDPEQGDAASFMARNNPR, translated from the coding sequence ATGGAGAGCGACAACACCGAGAGCGTCTTCGACGTCTTCGCCGAGCTGGCGCAGCTGCCGGAGACCGCCGAAACCATGCTGGTGGACAAGTACTTCGTGGACAAGCCGTCGGCGAGCGCGCGGATCTTCCGGATCTACCGGGAGCTGCCGCTGCACTACCACACCGAATGCGACGAGCACCTGTATGTGGTGAGCGGCCGCGGCACGTTCCACCTCGACGGCCAGGAGTACGAAGCGCGGCCGGGGATGTTCCTCAGCTTCGCGAAGACCAAGGTGCACGGGTTCCCGCGGATCACCGAGCACCCGCTGGTCGTGCTGTCCGTGGACGTGCCCCGCCGCCGGCCCGACGACATCGTGTTCGTCGATCCGGAGCAGGGCGACGCCGCTTCGTTCATGGCCCGCAACAACCCGCGTTGA
- a CDS encoding DUF7010 family protein, translating into MSSSIGVLFGAAWWFAGATTIPDATGVLRGLDVAIVLAFAVWAFLIGRRGAELPSGSAGRGPFGRRYGVVVVIMVAAIIAGSRVLGSVLERPDAVPAWVLLCVGLHFLPFYRIFGSRRFLVLAAALCLLAALAVVLGGTGQAWAWLGLPGFGGALALWAAAAAGFVDAPWPGAGR; encoded by the coding sequence GTGAGCTCTTCCATCGGCGTCCTGTTCGGCGCCGCGTGGTGGTTCGCGGGGGCCACGACGATCCCCGACGCCACCGGGGTCCTGCGTGGACTGGACGTGGCCATCGTGCTCGCTTTCGCGGTCTGGGCGTTCCTGATCGGACGGCGCGGGGCCGAGCTGCCGTCCGGCTCCGCGGGCCGGGGCCCGTTCGGCCGCCGGTACGGCGTGGTCGTGGTGATCATGGTGGCCGCCATCATCGCGGGCTCCCGGGTGCTCGGCAGCGTTCTCGAGCGGCCCGACGCGGTGCCGGCCTGGGTGCTGCTGTGCGTCGGACTGCATTTCCTCCCGTTCTACCGGATCTTCGGCTCCCGCCGCTTCCTCGTGCTCGCCGCGGCCCTGTGCCTGCTGGCCGCGCTCGCCGTGGTCCTCGGCGGCACCGGGCAGGCCTGGGCCTGGCTCGGACTGCCCGGCTTCGGCGGCGCGCTCGCCCTGTGGGCCGCCGCGGCCGCGGGCTTCGTCGACGCGCCGTGGCCAGGCGCCGGGCGCTGA
- a CDS encoding class I SAM-dependent methyltransferase, with protein MPGFPGCSWYSETGAPPPRRVITADDTLPAASAYRLATAGTGFLWTGSFPGARRLLTALDRRLPRPSADLAPAEAFRRHREARALRARILGKLLVRLEPGARLTTSRAPDVRAACVEAGCSTERAFLCSLRDLLGLIGAHEWRRRGVLVPALGARIHPHHGVFSPVRGEYVDLVARAPLPTGARTALDIGTGTGVLAAVLARRGVPSVLASDSSARAVACAEDNLTRLGLTGRVTVTEADVFPARARAPLVVCNPPWLPGRAASALDAAVYDPGSRMLRAFLDRLPRHLEPDGEAWLILSDFAELAGLRTREELLGRIDRAGMKVVGRLDTAPRHRRALDPADPLHALRAAEVTSLWRLKPSTMAG; from the coding sequence ATGCCCGGTTTTCCGGGCTGTTCGTGGTACTCCGAAACCGGCGCCCCACCACCCCGGCGGGTGATCACGGCCGACGACACCCTCCCGGCCGCGAGCGCCTACCGCCTGGCGACGGCCGGGACCGGTTTCCTCTGGACGGGCAGCTTCCCGGGCGCCCGCCGGCTGCTGACGGCGCTGGACCGCAGGCTCCCGCGGCCTTCTGCGGACCTCGCCCCGGCCGAGGCGTTCCGGCGGCACCGGGAAGCCCGAGCTCTCCGGGCGCGGATCCTCGGGAAACTGCTGGTGCGCCTGGAACCGGGCGCCCGGCTGACCACCTCCCGGGCCCCGGACGTCCGAGCGGCGTGCGTCGAGGCGGGGTGTTCGACGGAGCGGGCTTTCCTCTGCTCGCTGCGCGATCTGCTCGGCCTGATCGGGGCGCACGAGTGGCGGCGCCGGGGCGTGCTCGTGCCCGCGCTCGGCGCGCGGATCCATCCGCATCACGGGGTGTTTTCGCCCGTCCGCGGTGAATACGTCGATCTGGTGGCGCGGGCTCCGTTGCCCACGGGGGCGCGGACCGCGCTGGACATCGGCACCGGGACCGGCGTGCTCGCGGCGGTGCTGGCCCGCCGCGGGGTGCCGTCGGTGCTCGCGTCGGATTCCTCGGCCCGCGCGGTCGCGTGCGCCGAGGACAACCTGACGCGGCTGGGACTGACCGGGCGGGTCACGGTCACCGAGGCCGACGTCTTCCCGGCGCGGGCCCGGGCGCCGCTGGTGGTGTGCAACCCGCCGTGGCTGCCGGGACGGGCGGCGTCGGCCCTCGACGCCGCGGTGTACGACCCGGGCAGCCGCATGCTGCGGGCGTTCCTCGACCGGCTGCCGCGCCACCTCGAACCGGACGGCGAGGCCTGGCTGATCCTCTCGGATTTCGCCGAGCTGGCCGGTCTTCGCACCCGCGAGGAGTTGCTGGGCCGGATCGACCGGGCGGGTATGAAGGTCGTCGGACGGCTGGACACCGCACCGCGGCACCGCCGGGCGCTTGATCCCGCCGACCCGCTGCACGCCTTGCGGGCCGCCGAAGTCACCTCGTTGTGGCGGCTGAAACCCAGCACAATGGCGGGATGA